The Thiomicrorhabdus aquaedulcis sequence GCTGGGGCTAATTGCCATGGTGTTTATTAGCCTAACACTCATCCTTAAACACATAGGCAAGCGCGAACTTTAGTGTTGAACATTAGAGAACAGTAGAAAGTGTTAGAATCGTGGCCTAGCACGGCACAGTAATTAAGTTAAGCACCGCAGTTTATGCAACTTAAACACCGCCATTACAGGTATTAATAATATTATTAAGCCTCTTGGCACTGCCTTATAAGCGCTTCGCACAAGTTGTCTCTTTTCATTAGGCATAAAAAAAGCCCGGTCATCTTAATTGAGATGACCGGGCTTTTTTTTATGTCTACTTTTAAACTTTTAAACTCTTAAACGCTTGCTTAAACTTTTGCTTAAACCCATTACGTAATCTCACCAGCAATGGGTTTAAGACCGTTTACACTAGGGTTTAATTATTTGTTTTAACCTCTAGGCGTGCGTTTAGCGCATCGCGTTCTTCTTGTTGTTTTACTCCACCGTGCCACTGCCAGATGTAGTACATCAACGGAATGACCAACAAGGTTAAGATGGTTGAAGACAGCGTTCCAAATATTAACGCTACCGCCAAACCACCAAACACAGGATCGGTAATCATAATCATCGAACCAAACATAATGGCCAAAGCCGTCAGTAAAATAGGACGGAAACGCACTTTACCTGCCTCAATCACCGACTCTTTTAGCGACTTACCTTCTTTGCGGTACTCTAAAATAAAGTCAATTAACAGCAATGAGTTTCGCACCACAATCCCGGCAAGTGCAATTACCCCAATCATGGACGTAGCGGTAAAGGCCTGATCGGTTAACCAATGCCCAGGAAACACCCCAATCATGGTAAGCGGAATAGCGCCCATTACAATGACCGGCATCATAAATGAACGATAATACCCTACTAAAATCAAATAGATAAAGATTAGCGCCACAATAAACGCACTGCCCATATCGCGAAACACGTCCAGTGTTAGGCGCATCTCACCGCCCCATAAAATGGTGTATTCCATCACATCATTGGGCTCAGCGGCTACAAAACCAAGGTTGGCAGTATGAAACGTCACTCCCGATTCAGGCAACGTCACGCCGTCCAACATTTTGTCTAGACTTAACACCGCATACACTGGGCTTGAGCGTAATAACTCACCACCAACCATTACCATTTGATGTTGATCACGTCCTAAAATAGGCTTGGCCGCTATCACCTTTTCAATGGTAGCCACTGCCGACAAAGGAATAGACTCACCAGAACGTGATTGCACACGCAAGGTAAGCAACTGCTCGGCCACGGTGCGCTCAGAGCGTGGCAAACGCACAATAATGTTTACTGGCTCACGCACGTTATCAAGGTGCATATACCCCAGCTCAAAACCATTAATGTAATCACGCAACATTTTGCTAACTTGAACCGGTGCGACACCCAATAAATTGGCTTGTTCACGGTCAATGTTAATTTCATAACTTTCCGAATCGGCGGTGACCGAATCGTCTATGTTAATTAAACCGTATACCTCATTAAACTTGCCACCCACCTCTAGTGCAGCGGCGCGCAACTTGTCGTAATCAGGCCCGTACAATTCCGCCATAATTTGCGTAGTAACCGGCGGCCCTGGTGGAGTTTCATACAGTTTAATATTGGCGGTAGGAAACATCTTGCGTAAATCGTTCAACGCCACGTCAAATTGCGACACAATTTGATGCGAGGTGGCTTTACGATGATGCTTATCCACCAAATTAACTCTAATTTGAGCAAAGTTTGCACCTTGCTTAATAAGATCGCCACGCACCAATGCGGCAAAATCAATCGGTGCATGATTGCCCAAATACACGCTATAGTCCATTACGTGCGCTGTATTAGCCAACACATCGCCCACTCGGCGAACCACACGGTCGGTGGCCTCTAACGCTGTACCTTCGGGCAAGTCTACCTGCACCAAGAACGTGCCGGTGTTGTCATAAGGCAACATTTTCACCTCAACACCCGCAGGGTGCAGTGGATTGTTCATCCCGTCGTCGCGTAAAAACTGTAACGCCGGTTGCAGCATAGCACCCATAAGTGAGGCTAAGACCACAAACAAAAATACGTTACGTTTGGTACGGCTTTCAATAAACGGCGTAATCGACTTAACGTACAGCTTTTGCATCCAATCTTCTTTATG is a genomic window containing:
- a CDS encoding efflux RND transporter permease subunit, producing the protein MMSEQHKEMAHNASEPQLNIAGKLAKAFIHSKITMMIMIAITLAGMMAYIITPREYNPQIIVPAANIIVPKGGATPEEVANMAVKPLETIMRALPGVDHTYGYASNDFGVVTVQFEVGENQVDSLVKVYNQLMQNIDKMPPDTQQPLVRPINVDDVPIMTLAITSSDMTAYDLRDVSLKLVENLRNIPGVSFTDVVGGQERGINVWLDAQKIALTGMSLDTISEMLLGSNVSMPVGSLVNNNKDHLVRVNGYLGNAKEVGDIIIGTDAGRPIYLKDIATIEDGPIEADAYTRIGFGPDGTLNAKGEQAAVTIALAKKPGTNAVDVANAVIEKLDMLKLSMLPSNVDVVVTRNDGEKANAAVNLLMEHLGIAVLSVIVILVLFLGWREAGIVTLTVPLILFVVLFIGMIAEQTINRITLFALILSLGLLVDAAIVVIENIHRHIHNGFDPEKFDEVLIRATNEIGNPTNVATIAVILAFIPMLFVTGMMGPFMAPIPFNVPVAMIASLLIAYILVPYAAYRFLGKKAIKEMQERESMAEPHPHKEDWMQKLYVKSITPFIESRTKRNVFLFVVLASLMGAMLQPALQFLRDDGMNNPLHPAGVEVKMLPYDNTGTFLVQVDLPEGTALEATDRVVRRVGDVLANTAHVMDYSVYLGNHAPIDFAALVRGDLIKQGANFAQIRVNLVDKHHRKATSHQIVSQFDVALNDLRKMFPTANIKLYETPPGPPVTTQIMAELYGPDYDKLRAAALEVGGKFNEVYGLINIDDSVTADSESYEINIDREQANLLGVAPVQVSKMLRDYINGFELGYMHLDNVREPVNIIVRLPRSERTVAEQLLTLRVQSRSGESIPLSAVATIEKVIAAKPILGRDQHQMVMVGGELLRSSPVYAVLSLDKMLDGVTLPESGVTFHTANLGFVAAEPNDVMEYTILWGGEMRLTLDVFRDMGSAFIVALIFIYLILVGYYRSFMMPVIVMGAIPLTMIGVFPGHWLTDQAFTATSMIGVIALAGIVVRNSLLLIDFILEYRKEGKSLKESVIEAGKVRFRPILLTALAIMFGSMIMITDPVFGGLAVALIFGTLSSTILTLLVIPLMYYIWQWHGGVKQQEERDALNARLEVKTNN